In Candidatus Pantoea floridensis, a single genomic region encodes these proteins:
- a CDS encoding ABC transporter substrate-binding protein, giving the protein MERVIITALLTLMLATPVIAAETLDAKNNEAPINIAANPQAIAKIPAGFHFVNPGYLTVATSANNSPPIGLWATDNKTLIGSDPDIARLLADSLGLKLKLVPAAWEDWPLGITAGRYDVAMFNIAVTEERKKKFDFATYRADNHAFAVKTDSPISAIKGREDVAGKRIIVGSGTNQERILLSWDEKNRAQGLAPVQPIYLNDDAAATLALLSGRADMSFGPQAMAAWKVASRGQTKIVGHGPFRAWVAVTTKKGNGLDEALQQAINGAIASGQYKQVLARWGEQEEAVETSQINPPGIVYQ; this is encoded by the coding sequence ATGGAACGAGTCATTATTACAGCGTTACTGACACTGATGTTGGCAACGCCGGTTATTGCCGCTGAGACATTGGATGCAAAGAATAACGAAGCGCCAATTAATATTGCTGCCAATCCGCAGGCAATTGCCAAAATTCCGGCGGGATTTCATTTCGTCAATCCCGGTTATTTAACCGTCGCGACGTCGGCCAATAATTCACCGCCGATCGGTTTGTGGGCCACGGATAATAAGACGCTGATTGGCAGCGACCCGGATATTGCGCGTCTGCTGGCGGATAGCCTAGGTCTGAAGCTAAAACTGGTGCCGGCGGCGTGGGAAGATTGGCCGCTGGGCATTACCGCTGGTCGTTATGATGTGGCGATGTTCAATATTGCGGTGACCGAGGAGCGTAAGAAGAAGTTCGATTTCGCTACCTATCGCGCAGATAACCACGCTTTCGCAGTTAAAACGGATAGCCCAATCAGCGCCATTAAAGGACGGGAAGATGTGGCGGGTAAACGCATCATCGTCGGTTCCGGTACCAATCAGGAGCGTATTTTACTGAGTTGGGATGAGAAGAACCGTGCACAAGGTTTAGCGCCGGTGCAGCCGATTTATCTCAACGATGATGCTGCTGCTACGCTGGCGCTGCTTTCGGGGCGGGCCGATATGTCGTTTGGTCCGCAGGCTATGGCGGCATGGAAAGTGGCTTCTCGTGGGCAAACTAAAATCGTTGGCCACGGCCCGTTCCGCGCGTGGGTGGCGGTCACCACCAAGAAAGGCAATGGCTTAGATGAGGCGTTGCAGCAAGCCATTAACGGCGCGATTGCCAGCGGCCAGTACAAACAGGTGCTGGCGCGCTGGGGTGAACAGGAGGAAGCGGTAGAAACATCTCAAATCAATCCACCGGGCATTGTTTATCAGTAA